Below is a genomic region from Thalassophryne amazonica chromosome 3, fThaAma1.1, whole genome shotgun sequence.
CTACCCAAGACTTGAGAACAGGGCTGCCAAATTTGGGGCCTTCAGGCCATATTTGGTCCATTATGGCAGTTGACAAGCTCTCAGCAAACTAataatatgtttttattatttttaatttttgttgtaGAATTAATTATAATTTAATGGTATGTTTGGTATTTATATACATCAACACTTATTTTAGGTTGAGGACTCTCCCCCAAACGTATTGATGGCTCTTCAATGGAAAGAATTTGGGCACTTCTACCCAACAATCCTGTAACTCAGAATTTTAACTCTTGAAAAGGAGACAACCTTTTACCATGTCCATGTTAAAGAgagtaataaaagaaaaaaaattaaattattccTCCCTGACCCAACAACCAtccacattttttaaaacaattagttgactgctgggatgggctccagccccccgcgaaccttaattggactaagcggtagaagatgaatgaatgaatgaatattattatatttttgtaaCAAATGGCTGAGCACAACACCTGGTACAAGTATAtatcaaaagaaaaacaaaagagcaTGGTTTGGTCCAAGATAAAGCAAACAATACACAGCACAAAAATCAAGTAATCAAGTGGTAATGGGTGAAACCAGCAGAGACATTAATGTGAACAAGCACAAAAGATTTTCAGTCTTGATGAAATGTGAAAGTATCGAAGTGACTGAAGAGTTTGTAAAATGAAGATATGGAGTCCAAATTGTCACAAATTGTCCCTTTGAGGAATGAAGCAAGTAAGTCAAATATTCCAGAGGAAAGCATTCCATAAGGATTTTGTGGCAGGTTGTTTTATTAGGTTTCTCATTTATCCAAgacatgaaatttttttcttGCAGCATACGCAAATATATCATACAGTCTTTTCAAACTGATGCTGACAATGATGTCCTGACTTGGATGTTGCAGGAATAGACATAGAGGGTCCAGTTTCAAGGATACTCTGAGTATCTTTTCTTTATCCTGCAAAATGTCCATCCAGTAGGATTGAATTTTACcatccacatttttttaaatgcactgaTTGAGGtgtctcacacacagacagatgggtGATACCTCCTCTGCCGATGCTTGAGGAAATAATTACTGCACAGTATATCAATAAGgaaacagatattaaagtttgaaaccaaaaatacttcaacacacttaaaaaataaaataaatcaaagacCCGTCATGCATCACACCTTTGCTCTTTTGAAAGGGGGTCATCTCTCTAGCTGCATCCAATTTCTCTGAAGTGCATCCCTCAGTCATATCTTTTAATATCTGTACATTAAAGCCACTCCCACAAAATATATGAGTGAGGGATATAAGAAAAAGATCTGAGTTTTCTAAAAGAAACAAGACATCCTTTCTGAACCATCAGCTCTCAGTTTGATCTGAAGCTCTGAAGTGTTAACGACATCATACACACAGTTACTCCAACACTATTACTTTATTGTTTCATGATTAAATGCATGAAGCCAGTAGTGAAACACTTCCCTCTGCAGGTTACCTCTCAAACTCATCTACACACTCATTAATGTTAGTTGCCTGATTCACAGGAGCTCCAGCAATGTGATGTTTTCATTGATAGAGCTTCATTGTTATCTTTCATTATTACGTACGTTACTGTGAAAGAGAACAGTCAGTACAACACTAAATAACCAGGACTCACAAACATTTGCATttcagtctgtttttaatgcCTGATTGCTTTTGTTTTGATGTGCACAGAAAGTTGGTTCTGAGCTGCAACAGAGATTGAAGATGTGTATGATTTTGTGTTTCAGGGGAGAACAGCGAGTCAGCCAAAGCATCCAGGGTGAGTCAGCATCAACAACAaacccacgtgtgtgtgtgcgtgtgtgtgtgtgtgagatatgaGTGTCctatttcaaataaaactgtttgtttttttaaaaatctccATAGAAGTTGCGTGTGCCGCTGAGGGAGACGTGTGTGGCCTGTCTGAAGACGGTGTACCCACTGGAAAGCTTGGTGGCTGATAAGAGTATCTTCCATAAAGGTTGCTTTTGCTGTACTCACTGCTTTGCTAAGCTTAGGTTTGTCACTTCACACATACAGCTCGAATATACTTTGCATCGATATATTAACTATGGTGCATCTgataaatattcacagtgcttcattttatccacattttgttatgttacagccagtggtgggcacagctaaccagaaagtaagctttgataaccactaatccactaactgaaaagttaacttttataacggtaaaccaataaaccactaaaaaattttgCGGATGTTACAGCTATCTGCTAATTTTTAGTATTgattccagtacactggcagctactgacaagccagttttgagtttaagcaccaccaaTGCTTGAGTAAAATCAAAAGTGATAACAAATCCAACACAAACGAGTCAGAGCTTACGTCTTTgtacaccctgcccactgctgtaaggaagtgtcatttactttcaacatggaacagtagacgtgtggcaggagacatcaaaagcaaggcaATTTTCActgatggttttgatttataaacaaaactaattcctgaCAGTTCATTGTCATTCATGTCAACTccatcatttttacaaagtgaaaatatcgcacgtatgttttagttttaaagtaatgcgctaattcttaaggtttgagcattaacacacagatgccaaaaggcattgtgggaaaatgagcctcctctgaTCACTTCttggttgatttatttatttgtaaaaacgaacacacaagttactgtaatgtgtgtgttcgtttttacaaataaatgtgtatttttaaatatgtcattctgttcatttgtaaaaaataaaaaataaaaaaaataaaaaataaaaaagcatttgcaaaactgaaaattctgtttgttaagtgtgtgatTGTGAAAAAAGTGACAGTGTGACCGGTggttgctattcacactcccatccagtagatggtcaaaaggcatagaacactgccatctgaaaccttcagaattagcgcattactttaaaactaaatcatATGTACGATATTTTCTTTGTGAAAATGACACAGTTGATGTTAATGTTGATgaattgtctgaaattagttttgtttataaatcaaaaccatacgtGAAAACTGTTTTGCTTTGATGTCTCCTGCCACTCATCTGGGGCACTGTACgttgaatgtaaattacttttttcccctGCAGCgtggcagccaggccccttctgcagAGTAGAGTTGAGCTCTGCTCCTCACagttgcctcactgctgcaaaacacataacagacaggaactaacatataattttaaggtttacaaatgttcttggctttactaactatgccagcaaaaaaaaaaaaaaaaaaatgttagcaaaatttagtggaactaaatttagtggaacatAATTGGTCATCTGATGGTTTCCCAAGTTAGCTGaaaatagggttgccaaccgtcccttgaaaaacggaatcgtcccttatttggaaataaaagtgtgcgttccgtattgacctgaaacgggacgcagtttgtcccgtatttttgtgagaatcaaaaagtctgtaaaatgtcaatggaattgactggcgctttatatggaaacttacggtaaatttgatcccagcctctctcctgcttttcaccaatgagctgacagacacgagttgacaatacagaatcactcttatctcattggtcgagggacatctgctcgtaagaagataccgacgtcatgagccgacgacggtcactggacgacaataacaaatcagcatggctgatatcgatacagacaccgacactggcactgcagatatgcctacggacagcaatgtctgtaacgtcgttactactcctcctaaaaaaaaacaaacaaagaatgcaaaaatacaggggagaatgagaaaaggaaaatggctgggtggaaaaggtgcgcgacaacagtattgtttacttttcagactttatttttttgcactttttattacactaaatgtgtaaatgtgcactgttacattgttttgcactgttacattgttttggatgatgcaaattttctattgttttttttttgttaatttatacaattttaagttaagcaatagcactacagagatttatttttaaagaagacagaatgctcatattgaaattgtgagtgaaaataaaataaattgctaaataataatttgttttccacgtgttcatatcagaacaaatgcatgtatgcatctacctaaattcagggtcaagtcaacagtcaaatggttaaaaatcgtttcacacagacgctgggaagggtgaaggcaatggtcagtcggctggtcggccctggcggtgaggtgtcccttatttatttttcagagagttggcaaccctagctgaaaagctaataacaaacaaaaaagttagctttgctaattagtggaactgtgcccaccattggttgcagccttattccaaaatggattaaattaatgttttcctcaaaatctttctggaaaaaagtttttttttttttttaagatatttgcaaatttattaaaaagtaagtttcttcgactgctcccttgtttacacttggggtcgctacagcaaatccaaggtggatccgcatgatgaattggcacaggttttttagTGGATGCCCTgaattcctgacgcaactccacatcacGTGGAgataatttattacaaataaaaaaactaagacatcacatgtacacaagtatccacagtcaaatgaattgtctgtagacctccaataaAGGACTgtgttgaggcacaaatctggggaagggtacagaaacatttctgctgctttgtaggTCACAATGAGCgccatcatccttaaatggaaggAGTTTGGATTCActaggattcttcctagagccggccgccgtctaaactgagctatTGGAGGAGAAGGTCCTtagccagggaggtgaccaagaacctgatggtcactctgtcagagctccagcatttctctgtggagagaggagaacctttcagaaggacaaccatctctgcagcaatccaccaatcaggcctgtatggtagagtggccagacggaagccactctttagtaaaaggcatatggcagcctgactggagtttgccaaaaggcacctgaaggactctcagaccatgagaaacaaaattctctggtctgatgagatgaagattgaactctggtgtgaatgccagcaaTCATGTTAAGGTTTGCCACCAGGAACTGAATCAAGTCAAACCCCAAAACAGGACAGTGAAGACACAAAGGATGAATTTCCAAAACTTGCCAAGATTTAATGAACAACGAGAGTGCAACACACAAGGACAAGAATATGAAGGGTTCAAACAGAAATATAGTCTGAACACCTGACTTAGGGTTAGGAAGTGCGGGATCAAACAGGTGAGGGGAAAGTTCTAACAAAAATACAGTCTTTAACCCAACACTGGGTGAGAAGATAAAACAAATGACAAAGATAAAGGAGTGAAACATCAAAGACCAAATACTTGCAACCCAAGGGGATCCAGGGGAAAACCCGCAACAAAGAATCAGTCACATGAGCGACACGAAGCAAACAACATAcaataaatttattaaacataaaaaaaaaaccctaagaaatcatacgtccataagtattcacagcctttgccatgaagctcaaaattgagctcaggtgcatcctgtttccactgatcatctttgagatgtttctacggcttaactggagtccacctggggtaaattcagctgattggacatgatttggaaaggcacacacctgtctgcgtataaggttccacagttgacggtgcatgtcagagcacaaaccaagcatcaagtcaaaggaattgtctgtagacctctgacgcAGGATTgtgttgaggcacaaatctgggcaaGGGTACAAAACcatttctggtgctttgaaggtcccaatgagcacagtggcctccatcatctgtaaatggaagaagtttggatctacCAGGACTTTTCTTAGAGCTGGCTGTCCATATAAACTGAGCAGTTGAGGGCcttagagaagggccttagtcatggaggtgaccaaaaactcgatggtcactctgtcagagctccagcgttcctctgtggagagagaagaaattctcagaagaacaaccatttctgcagcaatccaccaatcagccctgtatggtagagtggccagacagaagccactcctcagtaaaaggcacgtggtagcctgtctggagtttgccaaaaggcacctgaaggactctcagaccatgagaaacaaaattctgtggcctggtgagacaaagattgaacgccaggtgtcatgtttggaggaaaccagacaccattcctacagtgaatcatggtggtggcagcatcatgctgtggggatgtttttcagcagcaggaactgggagactagtcagaattgagggaaagatgaatgcagcatgatgatgcatgtacagagacatcctggataaaaacctgctccagagcactcttgatctcagactggagcaatagttcatctttcagcaggacaatgaccctaaacacacgacCAAGATACTaagggagtggcttcaggacaactctgtgaatgtccttgagtggcccagccagagcccagacctaaatctgattgaacacctCCTGAGAGATCtgcaaatggctgtgcactgacgctccccaaccaacctgatggatgaagacttgaggctgtaaatgctgccaaaggtgtatcaacaaaatattgagcaaaaggtgtgaatacttatgtacacgtgatttcttagtttttatttttaataaatttacaaaaaaaaaaaaaaaaacttttttcatgctgtcattatggggttattgtatgtagaattttgacgggaaaaatttatttactccattttggaataatgctgtaatgcatcaaaatgtggaaaagtgtcatgctatgaatactttccagatgcactgtatggttTGTGTGCACCAACAGAATTTGTCTCCTAATGCTCCGCTGACGTTTAGCCACTTTGCTGCTGTTTCTAGCCTCGGAAACTACGCCTCTCTGCACGGTAATGTCTACTGCAAGCCCCATTTCAGCCAACTGTTTAAATCCAAAGGGAACTACGATGAGGGCTTTGGCCATCGACCTCACAAGGAGTTATGGGAACCACGAGCCAATGGAGAGGAAGGTGAAGAAGTGGGGAAGCCAAAGGAACACCAGGTTTCAGCAGCAGTGACATGTCCAGCTGAGAAGGTCTCACATGGTGGAGTATCACCTGTGGCAACATCTCCACACACAAAAGTCACCGACCTGACTGCCTTACTGGAGACTCAGGCGCAAACACACATGGCCCCACGTGAGAAACCTCCATCCTTTCAGAGGGCAGCTGAAACACACAGGCTGAGGATCGCCTGGCCTCCTCCATCTGCAGAGGGGTGCTCTGGGACAGCAGCGCTGGGTTCTGTTGTGGAAGGCGGTACTTCAGGCCGGCCTTGGAAAGCCAAGTGGCCACCAGAGGAAGaggtgtcatcatcatcatcctttcAGAGTTCAGAGCGAGCTGAACTGAAGAATCTGAGGAGGAGTGCTTCTCTAAAGGAGCGCAGCCGACCCTTTACAGTCGCAGCAAGAACCAGCCCCGCATCCAATCTGGCTCCTCGGGAGCGTCGCCCTCTGAAGGCCCAGCTGGAGAGGAAGTTGTCACTGGAGGAAATGCGCTCATTTGAAAAAACGCTGAAGGAAAACACACCAGAGCAACCTCCGGTGGCACAGCATGACAAGGAAGAACATATGACGCCTCATTTACCAAGTGAAGTTCCAGTAAGTGGCAGTAAGTCTGTCTCAGAAGAGACCGTGGAATCTGTGCCTGAAAAACATCAACAAGAACAGAGAGAAAGTAGCTCAGCAGAAAAGATGGCAGCAGAAGATGGATCTCCGAGAAGCATCTCCCCAAGCAGCTACAAGTCACCATCTCCACCTTTGCAGCAACAACATAATCACATGTCTCAGGATGTGGGCTCCTGGGACAAGGAGAAAGAAGCAAGTGATGCTGAGGAGGAGCTGACAGCAGAGGAGATCATCAAGAGGAACCGCTACTACGAGGACGATGACTGAGAATCAGGAAATTTCATCAAACTGCCTTTGATTTACTCAGTTTACATTTTCTAAGGTGTAAATCTTATCATAAAAAGAAAATATTTCATGTGTAcatgtgtacatacagtatgtgaTGTGTGCACATAAAATATTAACTCAGTAACTACTAATGTGCAACTACTAATTTTTTGTATTATCTACTTAAAAATATTTAATACAGCTTTTACATTAATTATAATCATGAAATTGGATATTGGTATTCCATTAAATTTTAATTATATTATCAGTTGAGTATTACATATATTTTAAAATACTCATTCACTCatattcaaccgcttactccagttaagggtcgtgggtggttggagcctattccagcagtcacagggcgtgaggcagggttcaccctggactggacaccagtctgttATTTTAAAATACTCTTTGTGGCAATACATCGAGAACACCTAAAATATTTTGCTTGTTTTAAAAAGGTCTGCCAATGCTGTATTTTTTGAATTTGTGTGAAAACAAATGTGCAATTGGATTGTACGAGTATTTTAAATACAGTCCGCTACAGTTGtgaaaattaatttttaaaactGCTCCAGTTAATTACTTTTTATGGGAGATAATGAAGTTTATTAAATATTTATAGGTCTTGTCTTGGCTCAGGGACAAAGTCATCACTGTCCTTATTCCTCTGTGTTCAGCTGCACTTGTTTTGTATGTACTCTTAAAATTCAGggctttaaataaaaataaagtttgcCTTTATCAGAGGTGTAAATTCCTTCACAGGAAGCACAACTTGTGAATTTATTTGTTGTACCCACCTCACGTGGGACCCGAAAAATGTAGAGACAAGTTGTACCAGCTCTATTATGCAATGCCAGTATGATATCAGCATTGAGTGCATTCATTGTATAATCAGTGTACTGTATACTAATCTTGCTTTGATCGTAAATACTGTTAATTTTATTCTGTATGTAAAGCACTATTTTGAAATATGTGCAGAAAAACATGTATATCTCCAttcaaagagggcatgccagcatgagcatacaactcacagtggtgacTGGggcggctacaaccagtgatgaatcaaTGGATGAAAGTCCTCCTTTGTGCCAATAAATGCACAACCCTAATAAAGTGGACCTTCTGATATTTGGGCAAgtagctcagtggttagcactgtgtgtgggtttcttcccactatcaaaaacatgattatttagggtcttctcctttctctgcccctgaccaaggcagcatctctaggtAGGTCCCCggggcaccggactgtggctactcactgctcctagtggttggaatgtatctacaacccctggcaataattatggaatcagcggcctcggaggatgttcattcagtttaattttgtagaaaaacagatcacagacatgacacaa
It encodes:
- the LOC117507061 gene encoding LIM domain and actin-binding protein 1-like isoform X2, coding for MASGPFNRRSFATQSLRITAKELSLVSGRGKNSAIAERFSKYQKAAGESNAERKKACLESVSHSLRSGNLNVLKKRWEQEGSSTNQSSSRAAPPALRRPSPLTEHCPPLKSPDPLTAARGQQTSSCSPQPSATPKTPKAEEQGGMDRDELTHSKRPEKPEQLVPTSPRATTEKASVPLNSLKMKFERGEDTTAKGGHTALCSTSSEDMDYHGPSVTDRVLEKMSLRDKMNKYQAAVSKQGVTRSGLSADGPKSPSPVLHKQTFAPDCNGENSESAKASRKLRVPLRETCVACLKTVYPLESLVADKSIFHKGCFCCTHCFAKLSLGNYASLHGNVYCKPHFSQLFKSKGNYDEGFGHRPHKELWEPRANGEEGEEVGKPKEHQVSAAVTCPAEKVSHGGVSPVATSPHTKVTDLTALLETQAQTHMAPREKPPSFQRAAETHRLRIAWPPPSAEGCSGTAALGSVVEGGTSGRPWKAKWPPEEEVSSSSSFQSSERAELKNLRRSASLKERSRPFTVAARTSPASNLAPRERRPLKAQLERKLSLEEMRSFEKTLKENTPEQPPVAQHDKEEHMTPHLPSEVPVSGSKSVSEETVESVPEKHQQEQRESSSAEKMAAEDGSPRSISPSSYKSPSPPLQQQHNHMSQDVGSWDKEKEASDAEEELTAEEIIKRNRYYEDDD
- the LOC117507061 gene encoding LIM domain and actin-binding protein 1-like isoform X1, translating into MASGPFNRRSFATQSLRITAKELSLVSGRGKNSAIAERFSKYQKAAGESNAERKKACLESVSHSLRSGNLNVLKKRWEQEGSSTNQSSSRAAPPALRRPSPLTEHCPPLKSPDPLTAARGQQTSSCSPQPSATPKTPKAEEQGGMDRDELTHSKRPEKPEQLVPTSPRATTEKASVPLNSLKMKFERGEDTTAKGGHTALCSTSSEDMDYHGPSVTDRVLEKMSLRDKMNKYQAAVSKQGVTRSARSGLSADGPKSPSPVLHKQTFAPDCNGENSESAKASRKLRVPLRETCVACLKTVYPLESLVADKSIFHKGCFCCTHCFAKLSLGNYASLHGNVYCKPHFSQLFKSKGNYDEGFGHRPHKELWEPRANGEEGEEVGKPKEHQVSAAVTCPAEKVSHGGVSPVATSPHTKVTDLTALLETQAQTHMAPREKPPSFQRAAETHRLRIAWPPPSAEGCSGTAALGSVVEGGTSGRPWKAKWPPEEEVSSSSSFQSSERAELKNLRRSASLKERSRPFTVAARTSPASNLAPRERRPLKAQLERKLSLEEMRSFEKTLKENTPEQPPVAQHDKEEHMTPHLPSEVPVSGSKSVSEETVESVPEKHQQEQRESSSAEKMAAEDGSPRSISPSSYKSPSPPLQQQHNHMSQDVGSWDKEKEASDAEEELTAEEIIKRNRYYEDDD